One window from the genome of Dioscorea cayenensis subsp. rotundata cultivar TDr96_F1 chromosome 3, TDr96_F1_v2_PseudoChromosome.rev07_lg8_w22 25.fasta, whole genome shotgun sequence encodes:
- the LOC120282985 gene encoding receptor like protein 21-like isoform X1: MKHSQLSLLCSSWLSTLMLFWMLLLAHHVLQQSNGCFACVEEEKIALLNIKSAFSDHKSIVDPYSFFQSWNKSIECCNWYGVHCSPTTKHVRQLKLHDCSNTRTLNTSLFLPFRELRSLVLSFNGFNTCIPSDCFRSWAELDNLWYLDLSYNSFHFTNVYSATPKLSKLRYLDLSNNQFNESIVPHLIGLSSLKTLYLEWNDMGGDLPLKGLCKLMNLEELDIGYNDLSGDIPLCFGHLSSLSYFDISYNQIQMPFPSIIFKNLTKLKYAFFSNNYFCGALSIDEFANNTELKILDFSNNNQLEVQNEHVRLTPSFQLDAIFLSNCICNSVPMFLSTQYQIKHIDLSNSNLKGNIPMWLFQNKTHLYYLNLRNNSLTGPLIFPSHLKTNLIWFDVSNNKLIGEIHMSIGYVIPYISYLNMSENSLQGVIPFSFRNLSHLNTLDLSNNKLSGQVSNSIEYLDNLLVLDLGENNFQGNMFTNNFSLTYLYAFIVNKNQLTGEIPNSICKMFFSILDISENRLSGALPSCMNNFQYSLKVLDVRGNSLEGSIPSKFCGFFWLQYLDLSNNHFSGLIPPCFNFPHLLYLNLKDNNFTGSFPSASFGNNLEILDIGNNHFIGGIPNWIGTLQNLKIFSLKGNHFKGPIPKQICNLKYLHILDFSQNNLSEEIPPCIHNIGHHLDSVTIILEEVGIGINESNIFPYHYFSNMLSPAEMFPASVEYIDFATKERSYAYKGDIINYFSGIDLSCNKLVGQIPIEIGDMAWLLALNLSNNMLHGPIPHTLSRLTEIESLDLSHNMLAGRIPSQLAELHFIEFFSVAYNNLSGPTLGMVGQFSTFSEKNYEGNPYLCGPPLVKSCNNMSSPQQNQVKDGHKNEETMERFITIAIFVLGFIMGFWGWMALLFFKRSLRYSFFLGVDGYMEDIVDMARNLLAKIK, from the exons ATGAAGCACTCGCAACTATCTCTCTTGTGTTCATCATGGCTCAGTACtcttatgttattttggatGTTGTTGCTGGCTCATCATGTCTTACAACAGTCAAATGGTTGTTTTGCTTGTGTAGAGGAAGAGAAGATTGCTCTTCTTAATATCAAATCAGCATTTAGTGATCATAAAAGCATTGTTGATCCATACTCCTTCTTTCAGTCATGGAATAAGAGTATTGAATGCTGCAATTGGTATGGAGTGCATTGCTCACCCACCACAAAGCATGTTAGGCAACTGAAACTTCATGACTGCTCTAATACCAGAACTCTAAATACCTCCTTGTTCCTTCCATTCCGGGAACTTCGGAGCCTCGTTCTATCATTCAATGGCTTCAACACCTGCATCCCCAGTGATTGTTTTAGGAGTTGGGCAGAATTGGACAATCTTTGGTACTTGGATCTCTCATATAACAGTTTTCACTTTACCAATG TATACAGTGCCACGCCGAAGTTGAGCAAGCTCAGATACTTGGATTTGTCAAATAATCAGTTCAATGAAAGCATTGTTCCACATTTGATTGGACTATCTTCTCTCAAGACTCTTTATTTGGAATGGAATGACATGGGTGGTGACCTTCCTCTCAAAG gATTATGCAAATTAATGAATCTTGAGGAGTTAGACATTGGGTACAATGATTTAAGTGGAGATATTCCATTGTGTTTTGGACATCTATCGTCTCTGAGTTATTTTGACATCTCCTACAACCAAATCCAAATGCCTTTTCCTTCAATTATCTTtaaaaacctcacaaaactcAAGTATGCCTTCTTTTCAAACAATTACTTCTGTGGTGCTCTCTCAATAGATGAATTTGCTAATAATACCGAGcttaaaatattagatttttctaACAATAATCAGCTAGAGGTCCAAAATGAACATGTAAGGTTGACACCATCATTTCAACTTGATGCTATTTTCTTGTCCAACTGCATCTGTAATTCAGTTCCCATGTTTTTGTCCACTCAGtatcaaataaaacacattgATCTTTCTAATAGTAACCTCAAAGGTAACATACCAATGtggttatttcaaaataaaactcaTCTATATTATCTAAATTTAAGGAATAACTCATTAACTGGACCATTGATCTTCCCATCTCATCTCAAAacaaatttgatttggtttgatgtatccAACAACAAACTCATAGGAGAAATACATATGAGCATTGGCTATGTGATTCcttatatttcttatttgaaCATGTCTGAAAATTCCTTGCAAGGTGTCATTCCTTTTTCATTTAGAAATTTGAGTCACCTGAACACTCTAGACTTATCCAATAACAAGTTATCAGGACAAGTTTCTAATTCTATTGAATATTTAGATAATCTTCTTGTGTTAGACTTAGGTGAGAACAATTTCCAAGGAAATATGTTTACAAATAACTTTAGCCTAACTTATctatatgcttttattgttaataagaACCAATTGACTGGAGAGATTCCAAATAGTATTTGCAAGATGTTTTTTTCAATCTTAGATATTAGTGAGAATCGATTGTCTGGTGCATTGCCTTCTTGTATGAACAACTTTCAATATTCCCTTAAGGTCTTGGATGTTAGAGGAAATAGTTTAGAAGGAAGTATACCATCtaaattttgtggttttttttggCTTCAGTACTTGGATCTCTCTAACAATCATTTCTCTGGTTTAATTCCACCTTGCTTCAACTTCCCTCACTTGTTGTATTTGAATTTGAAGGATAACAACTTCACTGGTTCCTTTCCAAGTGCTTCTTTTGGCAACAACCTGGAAATACTAGACATAGGAAACAACCATTTCATTGGTGGTATTCCTAATTGGATAGGCACCCTCCAAAATCTAAAGATATTCTCTTTGAAAGGAAATCATTTTAAAGGACCAATCCCCAAACAAATATGCAACTTGAAATATCTTCACATATTAGacttttctcaaaacaatttatCTGAAGAAATTCCTCCATGCATTCATAATATCGGTCATCATTTGGATTCTGTGACCATCATTTTGGAAGAGGTTGGTATTGGCATCAATGAGTCCAATATCTTTCCCTATCACTACTTCTCCAATATGCTATCTCCCGCGGAAATGTTCCCAGCTTCTGTTGAATATATTGATTTTGCAACAAAAGAGAGATCATATGCTTACAAAGGTGATATCATCAACTACTTTTCTGGAATAGATTTGTCTTGCAACAAATTGGTTGGTCAGATCCCAATTGAGATCGGCGACATGGCATGGCTCCTAGCATTAAATTTGTCCAACAACATGCTACATGGTCCAATACCTCATACACTATCACGGTTGACAGAGATTGAAAGTTTAGATCTCTCACACAACATGTTGGCAGGAAGAATTCCTTCGCAACTAGCAGAGTTgcatttcattgaatttttctcAGTGGCATATAACAACCTCTCTGGTCCAACACTTGGGATGGTTGGACAGTTCAGCACATTTAGTGAGAAAAACTATGAGGGGAATCCTTATCTTTGTGGCCCTCCCTTGGTGAAGAGTTGCAATAATATGTCATCACCACAACAAAATCAAGTTAAAGATGGCCACAAAAACGAAGAAACAATGGAGCGCTTTATAACCATTGCAATTTTTGTTTTAGGTTTTATTATGGGCTTCTGGGGATGGATGGctcttctatttttcaagaGAAGCTTGCGTTATTCTTTCTTTCTAGGAGTGGATGGATACATGGAGGATATTGTTGACATGGCTCGAAATCTTCTAGCAAAGATTAAATAG
- the LOC120282985 gene encoding receptor-like protein 15 isoform X2: protein MASTPASPVIVLGVGQNWTIFVYSATPKLSKLRYLDLSNNQFNESIVPHLIGLSSLKTLYLEWNDMGGDLPLKGLCKLMNLEELDIGYNDLSGDIPLCFGHLSSLSYFDISYNQIQMPFPSIIFKNLTKLKYAFFSNNYFCGALSIDEFANNTELKILDFSNNNQLEVQNEHVRLTPSFQLDAIFLSNCICNSVPMFLSTQYQIKHIDLSNSNLKGNIPMWLFQNKTHLYYLNLRNNSLTGPLIFPSHLKTNLIWFDVSNNKLIGEIHMSIGYVIPYISYLNMSENSLQGVIPFSFRNLSHLNTLDLSNNKLSGQVSNSIEYLDNLLVLDLGENNFQGNMFTNNFSLTYLYAFIVNKNQLTGEIPNSICKMFFSILDISENRLSGALPSCMNNFQYSLKVLDVRGNSLEGSIPSKFCGFFWLQYLDLSNNHFSGLIPPCFNFPHLLYLNLKDNNFTGSFPSASFGNNLEILDIGNNHFIGGIPNWIGTLQNLKIFSLKGNHFKGPIPKQICNLKYLHILDFSQNNLSEEIPPCIHNIGHHLDSVTIILEEVGIGINESNIFPYHYFSNMLSPAEMFPASVEYIDFATKERSYAYKGDIINYFSGIDLSCNKLVGQIPIEIGDMAWLLALNLSNNMLHGPIPHTLSRLTEIESLDLSHNMLAGRIPSQLAELHFIEFFSVAYNNLSGPTLGMVGQFSTFSEKNYEGNPYLCGPPLVKSCNNMSSPQQNQVKDGHKNEETMERFITIAIFVLGFIMGFWGWMALLFFKRSLRYSFFLGVDGYMEDIVDMARNLLAKIK from the exons ATGGCTTCAACACCTGCATCCCCAGTGATTGTTTTAGGAGTTGGGCAGAATTGGACAATCTTTG TATACAGTGCCACGCCGAAGTTGAGCAAGCTCAGATACTTGGATTTGTCAAATAATCAGTTCAATGAAAGCATTGTTCCACATTTGATTGGACTATCTTCTCTCAAGACTCTTTATTTGGAATGGAATGACATGGGTGGTGACCTTCCTCTCAAAG gATTATGCAAATTAATGAATCTTGAGGAGTTAGACATTGGGTACAATGATTTAAGTGGAGATATTCCATTGTGTTTTGGACATCTATCGTCTCTGAGTTATTTTGACATCTCCTACAACCAAATCCAAATGCCTTTTCCTTCAATTATCTTtaaaaacctcacaaaactcAAGTATGCCTTCTTTTCAAACAATTACTTCTGTGGTGCTCTCTCAATAGATGAATTTGCTAATAATACCGAGcttaaaatattagatttttctaACAATAATCAGCTAGAGGTCCAAAATGAACATGTAAGGTTGACACCATCATTTCAACTTGATGCTATTTTCTTGTCCAACTGCATCTGTAATTCAGTTCCCATGTTTTTGTCCACTCAGtatcaaataaaacacattgATCTTTCTAATAGTAACCTCAAAGGTAACATACCAATGtggttatttcaaaataaaactcaTCTATATTATCTAAATTTAAGGAATAACTCATTAACTGGACCATTGATCTTCCCATCTCATCTCAAAacaaatttgatttggtttgatgtatccAACAACAAACTCATAGGAGAAATACATATGAGCATTGGCTATGTGATTCcttatatttcttatttgaaCATGTCTGAAAATTCCTTGCAAGGTGTCATTCCTTTTTCATTTAGAAATTTGAGTCACCTGAACACTCTAGACTTATCCAATAACAAGTTATCAGGACAAGTTTCTAATTCTATTGAATATTTAGATAATCTTCTTGTGTTAGACTTAGGTGAGAACAATTTCCAAGGAAATATGTTTACAAATAACTTTAGCCTAACTTATctatatgcttttattgttaataagaACCAATTGACTGGAGAGATTCCAAATAGTATTTGCAAGATGTTTTTTTCAATCTTAGATATTAGTGAGAATCGATTGTCTGGTGCATTGCCTTCTTGTATGAACAACTTTCAATATTCCCTTAAGGTCTTGGATGTTAGAGGAAATAGTTTAGAAGGAAGTATACCATCtaaattttgtggttttttttggCTTCAGTACTTGGATCTCTCTAACAATCATTTCTCTGGTTTAATTCCACCTTGCTTCAACTTCCCTCACTTGTTGTATTTGAATTTGAAGGATAACAACTTCACTGGTTCCTTTCCAAGTGCTTCTTTTGGCAACAACCTGGAAATACTAGACATAGGAAACAACCATTTCATTGGTGGTATTCCTAATTGGATAGGCACCCTCCAAAATCTAAAGATATTCTCTTTGAAAGGAAATCATTTTAAAGGACCAATCCCCAAACAAATATGCAACTTGAAATATCTTCACATATTAGacttttctcaaaacaatttatCTGAAGAAATTCCTCCATGCATTCATAATATCGGTCATCATTTGGATTCTGTGACCATCATTTTGGAAGAGGTTGGTATTGGCATCAATGAGTCCAATATCTTTCCCTATCACTACTTCTCCAATATGCTATCTCCCGCGGAAATGTTCCCAGCTTCTGTTGAATATATTGATTTTGCAACAAAAGAGAGATCATATGCTTACAAAGGTGATATCATCAACTACTTTTCTGGAATAGATTTGTCTTGCAACAAATTGGTTGGTCAGATCCCAATTGAGATCGGCGACATGGCATGGCTCCTAGCATTAAATTTGTCCAACAACATGCTACATGGTCCAATACCTCATACACTATCACGGTTGACAGAGATTGAAAGTTTAGATCTCTCACACAACATGTTGGCAGGAAGAATTCCTTCGCAACTAGCAGAGTTgcatttcattgaatttttctcAGTGGCATATAACAACCTCTCTGGTCCAACACTTGGGATGGTTGGACAGTTCAGCACATTTAGTGAGAAAAACTATGAGGGGAATCCTTATCTTTGTGGCCCTCCCTTGGTGAAGAGTTGCAATAATATGTCATCACCACAACAAAATCAAGTTAAAGATGGCCACAAAAACGAAGAAACAATGGAGCGCTTTATAACCATTGCAATTTTTGTTTTAGGTTTTATTATGGGCTTCTGGGGATGGATGGctcttctatttttcaagaGAAGCTTGCGTTATTCTTTCTTTCTAGGAGTGGATGGATACATGGAGGATATTGTTGACATGGCTCGAAATCTTCTAGCAAAGATTAAATAG
- the LOC120254378 gene encoding receptor-like protein 9b: MTKRITSLDLSWDSDGGSRFSYYTLNISLFLPFKKLRSLVLFNNGNTACLPIDCFQHLVPLERLEYLDISANYFDGKTLASLASLRSLKGLALIGNGMESDSFISALGDWLRMNRLEYLDVSSNSLNATIVPFLAGLTSLKTLSLSDNQMQGSLPFKELSGLNKLEVLDLSWNEFSGDIPSMENEWSSLKVLSLSRNKLNGTSLEGLCKTKKLQELDLSSNKLIGDLPSCLGYLSSLKFFAISNNQFKTDFPSAMIKNLTMLEYVFFNDNNFEGTFPISSLVNHTELKLLDLSNNNWLEVQTEYPSLLPSFQLDGIILTNCIVNSSILTFLSSQHYIRYIDLSNSNMNGDISTWSFENKTNLSFLDFHNNSLTGQLILPSHVKINLPWLDLSNNKLIGEIPASFGFSLPNLTYLNMSRNLFQGAIPPSFSNIHQLRYLDLSNNNFSGQPSDSIGGLHQLDILDLSKNKFHGKPLPENSNLASLSSLLLNDNQFIGKIPSYLCQSRLMFVDISENQLSGNLPSCLSNLFLIILNVGGNNLEGQLPNDLCNCSSLQYLDLSRNHFFGKIPSCFNLSNLEYLNLNDNLLTGLIPIALSGTPLKILDIGNNEFFGDISSWIRGAILNLEILSLKGNNFTGPISEKMCNLKYVRILDLSHNNFFGHIPSCLDNMGHVESVRSFSVEINTGITWEFHPSYRGIIEVKDYGGYLTIMEVEDIDFETKSRLYIYKGSIINYFSGLDLSCNQLVGKIPMEMGNMSWLRALNLSNNQLSGPIPDTLSRLTDIESLDLSCNMLTGNIPTQLAELYFIEVFSVAYNNLSGPTLGRVSQFSTFDESSYKGNPYLCGPPLVRNCTPLPSPRQGEVEDDFGNEETIDNLFFFASFTLAFIIGFWGWMALLYFKISWRHYLFVVIDSYGEEVFLRFSNLVAKTKSCFLVCI, encoded by the exons ATGACAAAGCGCATCACAAGTCTAGACCTCAGTTGGGACTCGGATGGTGGTTCCCGGTTTTCATACTACACTCTGAACATATCTTTGTTCTTGCCATTCAAAAAATTGCGAAGCCTGGTGCTTTTCAACAATGGTAACACTGCTTGTCTTCCTATTGATTGTTTTCAACACCTTGTTCCATTGGAGAGGCTAGAGTACTTAGACATCTCTGCAAACTACTTTGATGGCAAAACTCTTGCATCTTTGGCTTCTCTGAGATCTCTCAAAGGGTTGGCACTGATAGGCAATGGCATGGAGAGTGACTCCTTTATCAGTG CATTGGGGGATTGGTTAAGGATGAACAGGCTCGAGTACTTGGATGTGTCTTCCAATAGTTTGAATGCAACCATTGTTCCATTTTTGGCTGGATTGACTTCACTCAAAACTCTCTCCCTTAGTGATAACCAAATGCAAGGAAGCCTTCCATTCAAAG AGTTGAGCGGATTAAACAAACTTGAAGTGTTGGATTTGAGTTGGAATGAATTTAGTGGAGACATTCCATCCATGGAGAATGAATGGAGCTCACTCAAAGTCTTATCTCTGTCACGGAACAAGCTCAATGGCACCTCCTTGGAAG GATTGTGCAAGACAAAGAAACTTCAAGAGTTGGACCTTAGTTCTAATAAGTTGATTGGAGACCTCCCCTCTTGTCTAGGATATCTTTCATCCCTTAAATTTTTTGCTATTTCCAACAATCAATTCAAAACTGATTTCCCTTCAGCCATGATAAAAAATCTTACGATGCTTGAATATGTTTTCTTCAATGATAATAATTTCGAAGGCACTTTCCCAATAAGTTCACTTGTCAATCACACTGAACTCAAACTATTGGACCTTTCAAACAATAATTGGCTTGAAGTCCAAACTGAATATCCATCATTGCTACCATCATTTCAATTGGATGGTATCATATTAACAAATTGCATCGTCAATAGTTCAATTCTCACTTTCTTGTCCTCTCAGCATTATATTCGATACATTGATCTTTCTAATAGCAACATGAATGGTGATATTTCCACATGGTCGTTTGAGAACAAGACCAATCTGAGCTTCTTAGATTTCCATAACAATTCTTTGACCGGACAACTTATCCTTCCATCTCATGTCAAAATAAATTTGCCATGGCTTGATTTGTCTAACAATAAACTCATCGGAGAAATTCCGGCGAGCTTTGGCTTCTCACTTCCTAACTTAACATACTTGAATATGTCTCGCAATTTGTTCCAAGGTGCCATTCCTCCCTCATTTTCTAATATTCATCAGTTACGATATTTAGACTTGTCAAATAACAATTTCTCAGGACAACCATCTGATTCGATTGGAGGTCTACACCAACTTGATATATTAGACTTGTCTAAAAACAAATTTCATGGAAAGCCACTACCAGAGAACTCAAACTTAGCTTCGCTATCTTCTCTGCTTCTGAATGACAATCAATTCATTGGGAAAATTCCAAGCTATCTATGTCAGAGTAGACTAATGTTTGTAGATATAAGTGAAAACCAATTGTCTGGAAATCTGCCGAGTTGTTTGAGTAACCTTTTTCTCATTATCCTTAATGTCGGAGGAAATAATCTGGAAGGCCAATTACCTAATGACTTATGCAATTGCTCTTCTCTTCAATATTTAGATCTTTCTAGAAATCATTTCTTCGGCAAAATTCCATCTTGCTTCAATCTGTCTAACTTGGAATACCTCAATTTAAATGATAATCTACTCACAGGTTTAATTCCCATAGCTTTGTCAGGCACCCCtttgaaaatattagacattgGAAACAATGAATTTTTTGGTGATATCTCTAGTTGGATAAGGGGAGCTATCCTAAACCTTGAGATACTTTCTTTAAAAGGAAATAATTTCACAGGACCAATATCAGAAAAAATGTGCAACTTGAAATATGTTCGGATACTAGATCTTTCTCATAACAATTTCTTCGGACACATACCTTCATGTCTTGACAATATGGGGCATGTTGAGAGCGTGCGATCTTTTTCTGTGGAAATTAACACAGGAATAACTTGGGAATTTCATCCCTCTTACAGAGGCATTATCGAGGTGAAGGATTATGGTGGTTATCTCACAATAATGGAAGTTGAAGACATTGACTTTGAGACAAAGAGCAGATTATACATTTACAAGGGGAGCATCATAAACTATTTTTCTGGACTAGACTTGTCTTGCAACCAACTTGTCGGTAAGATACCAATGGAGATGGGCAACATGAGTTGGCTACGAGCTTTGAACTTATCTAACAATCAACTTTCTGGGCCGATTCCTGATACATTATCAAGGTTGACAGATATTGAAAGTTTAGACCTCTCCTGCAACATGTTGACAGGAAATATACCTACACAATTAGCAGAGCTATATTTTATAGAGGTCTTCTCAGTGGCATACAATAATCTATCTGGTCCTACACTGGGAAGGGTCTCGCAATTTAGCACATTTGATGAAAGCAGTTACAAGGGGAACCCATATCTTTGCGGTCCACCATTGGTAAGGAATTGCACACCATTGCCATCACCACGACAAGGTGAGGTAGAAGATGATTTTGGGAATGAAGAAACAATTGACAATCTTTTTTTCTTCGCATCTTTTACACTGGCTTTCATCATTGGCTTTTGGGGATGGATGGCTCTACTCTACTTCAAGATAAGTTGGCGCCACTATCTGTTTGTTGTAATAGATAGCTATGGTGAGGAAGTCTTTTTAAGATTTAGTAATTTGGTAGCAAAAACAAAGTCATGTTTTTTGGTATGCATTTGA